The Juglans microcarpa x Juglans regia isolate MS1-56 chromosome 8S, Jm3101_v1.0, whole genome shotgun sequence genome has a window encoding:
- the LOC121244398 gene encoding calmodulin, which produces MAEQLTEEQIAEFKEAFSLFDKDGDGCITTKELGTVMRSLGQNPTEAELQDMISEVDADQNGTIDFAEFLNLMARKMKDTDSEEELKEAFKVFDKDQNGYISAAELRHVMTNLGEKLTDEEVDEMIREADTDGDGQVNYEEFVRMMLAK; this is translated from the exons ATGGCGGAGCAGCTCACGGAGGAGCAGATCGCAGAGTTCAAAGAAGCTTTCAGCCTCTTCGATAAGGATGGCGatg GCTGCATTACAACAAAAGAGTTGGGAACAGTCATGAGATCTTTGGGGCAAAATCCTACTGAAGCTGAACTGCAGGATATGATCAGTGAAGTTGATGCTGATCAAAATGGCACCATTGATTTCGCTGAGTTTCTAAATTTGATGGCACGGAAAATGAAG GATACTGATTCTGAGGAAGAACTCAAAGAGGCTTTCAAGGTGTTCGATAAGGATCAGAATGGCTATATTTCTGCTGCAGAG CTTCGACATGTAATGACAAATCTTGGAGAAAAGCTGACAGATGAAGAAGTGGATGAGATGATACGCGAAGCAGATACAGACGGTGATGGTCAGGTGAACTACGAGGAATTTGTGAGGATGATGCTTGCAAAGTGA
- the LOC121244397 gene encoding zinc-finger homeodomain protein 11-like: protein MEMEMEMETENSNDVYRECLRNHAASLGSYATDGCGEFTLDDSSPGCLQCAACGCHRNFHRKVTYVPTHVRGGGASYSSRGGREVPETTAELMDYTGGGRQAVMVESGEAAERNFSKKRFRTKFTQDQKEKMLAFAEKLEWKLQRKDLDDEIERFCRGVGVSRQVFKVWMHNHKNASSSSSASTGNASSLTQ from the coding sequence atggagatggagatggagatggagacaGAGAACTCAAACGATGTATACAGAGAGTGTCTGAGAAACCATGCAGCCAGCCTCGGTAGCTATGCCACAGACGGCTGTGGAGAGTTCACCCTCGACGACTCCTCTCCAGGCTGCCTACAATGCGCAGCATGCGGCTGTCACCGCAACTTCCACCGGAAGGTCACGTACGTACCCACCCATGTGAGAGGAGGAGGAGCGAGCTATAGCAGCCGCGGTGGCCGAGAAGTCCCAGAAACCACGGCCGAGCTCATGGATTACACCGGCGGCGGACGGCAGGCGGTGATGGTGGAGTCGGGTGAAGCTGCAGAGAGAAACTTCAGCAAGAAGAGGTTCAGGACCAAGTTTACACAGGATCAGAAGGAGAAGATGCTGGCTTTTGCAGAGAAGTTGGAGTGGAAACTGCAGAGAAAGGATCTGGACGATGAGATTGAGAGGTTCTGCAGAGGAGTTGGGGTGAGCAGGCAGGTCTTCAAAGTGTGGATGCATAACCACAAAAATGCTTCCTCCTCGTCTTCCGCATCTACAGGCAATGCCTCATCCCTTACCCAGTAG